A single window of Hemibagrus wyckioides isolate EC202008001 linkage group LG28, SWU_Hwy_1.0, whole genome shotgun sequence DNA harbors:
- the LOC131347967 gene encoding thiosulfate sulfurtransferase/rhodanese-like domain-containing protein 1 — MKRKMKLLLRVAVVCVLVCVLGLVGTLVKTEEQFCSDGLINTSCKQKPHSLYHEDADSVSYEQLKQMLAAGKLKLFDVREPEEFKEGAIPGATNIPLSEVQQAFTLTPDQFLQRFGVPMPEKHSSDVILYCQRGRRSLTALHTVHTLGYSRAHHYVGGYSDWLEREVQ, encoded by the exons atgaagaggaagatgaagctGTTGCTCCGTgtagctgtggtgtgtgtgctggtgtgtgtgctgggacTCGTGGGGACTCTGGTGAAGACAGAAGAGCAGTTCTGTTCTGATGGACTCATAAACACCTCATGTAAACAAAAACCCCACAGTCTTTATCATGAAGACGCTGATTCAG tgAGTTATGAGCAATTAAAGCAGATGTTGGCAGCTGGAAAGCTGAAGCTGTTTGATGTTCGTGAACCAGAAGAGTTTAAGGAAGGAGCCATCCCAGGAGCAACTAATATTCCAT tgtctgagGTGCAGCAGGCTttcacactgactccagatcagttTTTGCAGCGTTTCGGTGTCCCCATGCCTGAGAAACACTCCTCAGATGTGATACTGTACTGCCAGAGGGGGCGCCGCAGTctcactgcactacacactgtacacacactgggCTACAGCAG agcacATCATTATGTTGGAGGTTACAGCGACTGGCTCGAGCGTGAAGTCCAGTGA
- the LOC131347966 gene encoding uncharacterized protein LOC131347966, translating to MRDRQMSCLLIFCLIFIKAGQAGGVRILSDPVRARLGQSASLSCKVKDEVQVVLSEWTRCTDSSSIAVFNPDQAAEHRSHVKEPYTGNVSITEYHTLTIHQVQDADFGEYCCKVTTFPSGSLNGRVHLLKEDGKQVDEGKQMDHPKSPPAGVPVMMIVFITCGVAGFVILTGIISLLLCSKRRRKVRNPVHVVVTASLSPKQPSLLQKDSHTPSHTTSHTPSHSPVRDDEDDDDEDDDDVMYLNVRGSQP from the exons atgagagacagacagatgagctGTTTACTGATCTTCTGCCTCATTTTCATCAAAG ctggtCAGGCCGGTGGTGTTAGGATCCTGTCTGACCCTGTGCGAGCTCGTCTCGGTCAGTCGGCGTCTCTTTCCTGTAAGGTTAAAGATGAAGTCCAAGTGGTTCTCTCTGAGTGGACTCGCTGTACAGACTCGTCCTCCATCGCTGTGTTTAATCCTGATCAAGCAGCTGAACACAGATCTCACGTTAAAGAGCCCTACACCGGCAACGTCTCCATCACAGAGTACCACACTCTCACCATTCATCAGGTGCAGGACGCAGATTTCGGAGAGTACTGCTGTAAAGTGACCACGTTCCCCAGCGGGAGTCTGAACGGAAGAGTGCACCTTCTGAAAGAGGATGGTAAGCAAGTGGACGAGGGTAAGCAAATGGACCACCCCAAAAGCCCTCCTGCAG GTGTGCCGGTGATGATGATAGTCTTCATCACCTGTGGTGTTGCTGGGTTTGTTATTCTGACCGGGATCATCAGCCTGCTGCTCTGCTCTAAG aggagaagaaaagtaCGAAACCCAGTGCATGTGGTGGTGACGGCTTCCCTCTCACCCAAACAACCATCACTCCTACAGAaagactcacacactccatcccaCACAACGTCACACACTCCGTCACACTCACCAGTacgtgatgatgaggatgatgatgatgaggatgatgatgatgttatgtACCTGAATGTGAGAGGCTCACAGCCCTAG
- the LOC131347959 gene encoding palmitoyltransferase ZDHHC23-A-like isoform X1, giving the protein MKRERFKPPEPDDPFCCCDCEEVDDVCERLLCSDWEKPSPLSRFFPAHVDLSVLPPMVLLPVLLRVAALHCMLGIMVLTALPLLVLWYYYVTHRKKRRTLFFLTLALFSLAYMYFLFITEILPRGNVGNRQVVTVTTGLIMTLISLARTKRGPGFVQADPTCTLSYRGPTHCNGVSQSGSPGSKKWCPVCRLVRPERAGHCRICGECVLRMDHHCVWSSDFIKEYTPGQSVSHTHTHEHHGSDAYTTSQCVCVCVRINCCIGQDNHKHFLLTLLLFLMTSLYGISMVLRSVCPRQSVFIAPLYCPGVYNQYSTALCFTCVWYSCIVTGALCYLLVLQLVNVSCNVTEREIHIALRDRTARSRFCGIVVETGTYTRGFMHNWIEFLSMDTHHGASRTHTHTV; this is encoded by the exons ATGAAGCGTGAACGTTTTAAACCTCCGGAGCCGGATGATCCATTTTGCTGCTGTGACTGTGAGGAAGTGGACGATGTGTGTGAAAG actcctCTGTTCAGACTGGGAGAAACCGTCCCCTCTCTCCCGCTTCTTCCCTGCCCATGTGGACCTCTCTGTTCTTCCTCCCATGGTCCTACTTCCTGTTTTGCTGCGTGTGGCGGCGCTGCATTGCATGCTGGGAATCATGGTCCTGACCGCTCTTCCTCTACTGGTCCTCTGGTATTACTACGTCACTCACCGCAAAAAGAGACGCACACTGTTCTTCCTCACACTCGCCCTCTTCTCCCTCGCCTACATGTACTTCCTGTTCATCACCGAGATCCTGCCCCGGGGGAATGTGGGTAATCGTCAGGTGGTTACCGTAACGACGGGCCTGATAATGACACTCATTTCTCTCGCACGCACAAAACGTGGTCCCGGATTCGTCCAAGCCGATCCCACCTGCACCCTCTCATATAGAGGCCCCACCCACTGTAATGGAGTGAGCCAATCAGGGAGTCCGGGAAGTAAGAAGTGGTGTCCTGTATGCCGATTGGTCCGACCAGAGAGGGCGGGGCACTGCAGGATCTgtggggagtgtgtgttacgAATGGACCATCACTGTGTCTG GAGTTCAGACTTCATCAAGGAGTACACACCAGGAcaatctgtctcacacacacacacacacgaacaccaTGGTTCAGATGCATATACaacatctcagtgtgtgtgtgtgtgtgttaggattaaCTGCTGTATAGGACAGGACAATCATAAGCACTTCCTGTTGAcgctcctcctcttcctgatGACATCACTGTATGGGATCAGCATGGTGCTGAGGAGTGTGTGTCCACGCCAGAGTGTGTTCATTGCTCCACTTTACTGCCCAGGAGTGTACAACcagtacag cacgGCGCTGTGTTTCACCTGTGTGTGGTACAGCTGTATAGTCACGGGTGCGCTGTGTTACCTTCTTGTCCTGCAGCTGGTTAACGTGAGCTGTAACGTGACGGAGCGTGAGATCCACATCGCTTTACGCGACCGAACCGCGCGCTCCCGCTTCTGTGGCATTGTCGTGGAAACGGGCACGTACACGCGTGGCTTCATGCACAACTGGATTGAGTTCCTCAGCATGGACACACACCACGGAgcctcacgcactcacacacacactgtatga
- the LOC131347959 gene encoding palmitoyltransferase ZDHHC23-A-like isoform X2, whose product MKRERFKPPEPDDPFCCCDCEEVDDVCERLLCSDWEKPSPLSRFFPAHVDLSVLPPMVLLPVLLRVAALHCMLGIMVLTALPLLVLWYYYVTHRKKRRTLFFLTLALFSLAYMYFLFITEILPRGNVGNRQVVTVTTGLIMTLISLARTKRGPGFVQADPTCTLSYRGPTHCNGVSQSGSPGSKKWCPVCRLVRPERAGHCRICGECVLRMDHHCVWINCCIGQDNHKHFLLTLLLFLMTSLYGISMVLRSVCPRQSVFIAPLYCPGVYNQYSTALCFTCVWYSCIVTGALCYLLVLQLVNVSCNVTEREIHIALRDRTARSRFCGIVVETGTYTRGFMHNWIEFLSMDTHHGASRTHTHTV is encoded by the exons ATGAAGCGTGAACGTTTTAAACCTCCGGAGCCGGATGATCCATTTTGCTGCTGTGACTGTGAGGAAGTGGACGATGTGTGTGAAAG actcctCTGTTCAGACTGGGAGAAACCGTCCCCTCTCTCCCGCTTCTTCCCTGCCCATGTGGACCTCTCTGTTCTTCCTCCCATGGTCCTACTTCCTGTTTTGCTGCGTGTGGCGGCGCTGCATTGCATGCTGGGAATCATGGTCCTGACCGCTCTTCCTCTACTGGTCCTCTGGTATTACTACGTCACTCACCGCAAAAAGAGACGCACACTGTTCTTCCTCACACTCGCCCTCTTCTCCCTCGCCTACATGTACTTCCTGTTCATCACCGAGATCCTGCCCCGGGGGAATGTGGGTAATCGTCAGGTGGTTACCGTAACGACGGGCCTGATAATGACACTCATTTCTCTCGCACGCACAAAACGTGGTCCCGGATTCGTCCAAGCCGATCCCACCTGCACCCTCTCATATAGAGGCCCCACCCACTGTAATGGAGTGAGCCAATCAGGGAGTCCGGGAAGTAAGAAGTGGTGTCCTGTATGCCGATTGGTCCGACCAGAGAGGGCGGGGCACTGCAGGATCTgtggggagtgtgtgttacgAATGGACCATCACTGTGTCTG gattaaCTGCTGTATAGGACAGGACAATCATAAGCACTTCCTGTTGAcgctcctcctcttcctgatGACATCACTGTATGGGATCAGCATGGTGCTGAGGAGTGTGTGTCCACGCCAGAGTGTGTTCATTGCTCCACTTTACTGCCCAGGAGTGTACAACcagtacag cacgGCGCTGTGTTTCACCTGTGTGTGGTACAGCTGTATAGTCACGGGTGCGCTGTGTTACCTTCTTGTCCTGCAGCTGGTTAACGTGAGCTGTAACGTGACGGAGCGTGAGATCCACATCGCTTTACGCGACCGAACCGCGCGCTCCCGCTTCTGTGGCATTGTCGTGGAAACGGGCACGTACACGCGTGGCTTCATGCACAACTGGATTGAGTTCCTCAGCATGGACACACACCACGGAgcctcacgcactcacacacacactgtatga
- the LOC131347959 gene encoding palmitoyltransferase ZDHHC23-A-like isoform X3: MKRERFKPPEPDDPFCCCDCEEVDDVCERLLCSDWEKPSPLSRFFPAHVDLSVLPPMVLLPVLLRVAALHCMLGIMVLTALPLLVLWYYYVTHRKKRRTLFFLTLALFSLAYMYFLFITEILPRGNVGNRQVVTVTTGLIMTLISLARTKRGPGFVQADPTCTLSYRGPTHCNGVSQSGSPGSKKWCPVCRLVRPERAGHCRICGECVLRMDHHCVWSSDFIKEYTPGQSVSHTHTHEHHGSDAYTTSQCVCVCVRINCCIGQDNHKHFLLTLLLFLMTSLYGISMVLRSVCPRQSVFIAPLYCPGVYNQYSWLT, translated from the exons ATGAAGCGTGAACGTTTTAAACCTCCGGAGCCGGATGATCCATTTTGCTGCTGTGACTGTGAGGAAGTGGACGATGTGTGTGAAAG actcctCTGTTCAGACTGGGAGAAACCGTCCCCTCTCTCCCGCTTCTTCCCTGCCCATGTGGACCTCTCTGTTCTTCCTCCCATGGTCCTACTTCCTGTTTTGCTGCGTGTGGCGGCGCTGCATTGCATGCTGGGAATCATGGTCCTGACCGCTCTTCCTCTACTGGTCCTCTGGTATTACTACGTCACTCACCGCAAAAAGAGACGCACACTGTTCTTCCTCACACTCGCCCTCTTCTCCCTCGCCTACATGTACTTCCTGTTCATCACCGAGATCCTGCCCCGGGGGAATGTGGGTAATCGTCAGGTGGTTACCGTAACGACGGGCCTGATAATGACACTCATTTCTCTCGCACGCACAAAACGTGGTCCCGGATTCGTCCAAGCCGATCCCACCTGCACCCTCTCATATAGAGGCCCCACCCACTGTAATGGAGTGAGCCAATCAGGGAGTCCGGGAAGTAAGAAGTGGTGTCCTGTATGCCGATTGGTCCGACCAGAGAGGGCGGGGCACTGCAGGATCTgtggggagtgtgtgttacgAATGGACCATCACTGTGTCTG GAGTTCAGACTTCATCAAGGAGTACACACCAGGAcaatctgtctcacacacacacacacacgaacaccaTGGTTCAGATGCATATACaacatctcagtgtgtgtgtgtgtgtgttaggattaaCTGCTGTATAGGACAGGACAATCATAAGCACTTCCTGTTGAcgctcctcctcttcctgatGACATCACTGTATGGGATCAGCATGGTGCTGAGGAGTGTGTGTCCACGCCAGAGTGTGTTCATTGCTCCACTTTACTGCCCAGGAGTGTACAACcagtacag CTGGTTAACGTGA